One region of Hymenobacter sediminicola genomic DNA includes:
- a CDS encoding Abi-alpha family protein, which translates to MSDPITASTILLGAGGGVVVPFVNKVVGPAAEELGLLLSEGLRKFRLKKQLALFKEAHQMLADAGVDAKQVSLKLLVPLLENASLEDSPVLSTKWAALLANAANSNVSKEPHPSFVDTLRQLTPSQAKILDLIFEGHSEQRVQSSANPASGYYRKDMLFLKNESGLSMSELAFDIANLLRLDTCKDYMGMLENNLIEIAHASFPGKNTINTEDFVIQQYKIVGSVYGLEFVRACTAPVASSPGA; encoded by the coding sequence ATGTCAGATCCCATAACTGCTTCAACTATTCTTCTCGGTGCTGGGGGCGGCGTCGTAGTCCCATTTGTAAATAAAGTAGTCGGGCCCGCTGCCGAGGAACTAGGCCTATTGCTGAGTGAAGGGCTGCGCAAGTTTCGCCTGAAGAAGCAGTTGGCGCTTTTCAAAGAAGCACATCAAATGCTGGCGGATGCTGGGGTAGACGCGAAGCAGGTGAGTCTGAAGTTGCTTGTGCCGCTTCTGGAAAATGCCAGCTTGGAAGATAGCCCGGTGCTTAGCACCAAGTGGGCGGCGTTGCTGGCAAATGCAGCGAATTCCAATGTATCCAAGGAACCGCACCCCAGCTTTGTTGACACACTGCGGCAACTAACGCCTTCACAGGCTAAAATCCTTGATCTGATTTTCGAGGGTCATAGCGAGCAACGTGTTCAGAGTTCAGCAAATCCAGCCAGTGGGTATTATAGGAAGGATATGCTCTTCCTGAAAAATGAAAGTGGATTATCGATGTCCGAACTAGCTTTTGATATAGCGAATCTATTGCGTTTGGATACGTGCAAAGACTATATGGGTATGTTGGAAAACAATCTCATTGAGATAGCCCATGCTAGCTTTCCAGGGAAAAACACGATCAATACCGAAGACTTCGTAATTCAACAATATAAAATCGTTGGCTCTGTATACGGCTTAGAGTTCGTTCGTGCATGCACAGCACCAGTAGCTAGTTCACCCGGCGCATAA